One Mycolicibacterium sp. TUM20985 genomic window, CGTCGCCGGTGGACCGCGGTTGGCCGACGCGGTCCACGGCGCGTCGGCGGCCGTCGTCGGCACGACGGTGGCTGCAGCGGGCGGTGGCGGCCTCGTCGTGGTCGGCGTGGTGATCGCCGCACTGTTGGTACCGGCGTTCATCCGCTACCGCGTCTGAGTTCGCCACAACGCGTCGAATTCTTCCCAGCGGGTTAACATCTCCTCGTGATCGATGTGTCGAGGGTGTCGGCGCCGGGCCTCCGTGAGCGCAAGAAGCTCCGGACGCGGGCAGTGCTCATCGACGCCGCCATGAATCTCTGCCTCAAACACGGTTACGAGCAAACGACCGTCGAACAGATCGCCTCGTCGGCAGAGGTGTCGACTCGAACCTTCAGTCGTTACTTCCCGACGAAGGACGCGGTGTTCCTCACCCTCATCGACGACTACGCAAGTGTGGTCGCGGAGGAACTGGAGACCATCGACTCGGAAGTCGGACCGCTGGAGGCGATGCGACAAGCCCACGTGACCGTCCTGACGCGAGTGGCGAGCCAGCAGATCGGCAGGATGACCACTGACCGCATCGTCCTCATGTTGCGTGTCATCAACGCGTCGGACACGTTGAAGCAGGCGGCTTTCGAGTTCCGCCACGACGTCACGCAGGTCGTGCTGGCCAAGCGGATGGGGGTGGATGTCGCGGACCGCCGGGCGCGTCTGGTGAACATCATCTTCTCGGCGACCATCGTGGCCGCGTGTGGGGACCTCATCGCCGACACCGCCACCACGAGGCTGGGGCCGATCGTGATGGCGCAACGACTCAACGAGGCACTCGCACAAGTGTCGTGGATGTCGAGCGACCTGAAATGTCCACCGGCGGGGGCCGACTACGAGCCGGTGTATGGCTAATCCTGCTTCCGCTGAAGTCCCGCCACCAGGCCTGCGGGAACGCAAGAAGTCGAGAACTCGCGCGACCCTCATCGAAGCTGCTGCCGACCTGTGTCTGAGACAGGGGTACGACAACACCACCGTCGAACAGATCGCCGCAGCCGCGGACGTGTCACCAAGGACCTTCAGCCGGTACTTCCCGACCAAGGAGTCGGTGATCACCGCGATGACCGGCGACGTGGACGCCTTCCTCGCCGCCGCGTTGAGTGAACAGCCGACCGACATCGACGAGTACGAGGCGCAGCTACGGGCTCATCTCGAGGTGTTCGGGGCAGGCGCGGGGCAGCAGACGCCGGGTTTCACGCGGATGGCCGTGCTGATCCAGATCATCAACAATGCCGAGTCGTTGCGGTCGTCGGCGTTCCTGCACCAGCGGGCGGTCGAGGAGCGGGTGGCGTTCGCGGTCATGGGTCGTCGGATGGGCGTTCCGGCCTCCGATCCGGCCGTCCGAATGGTGGGTGACACTTGGACGGTGTTGTTCGCCAACGCCTTCGCTGGGCTGGGAACCCCCGGCCACGACCCGCTCGAGCCCCACGTCCTGTGCAACCGGATTCGGGCGCAGTACGAGCTGTTCCGCCGGACCTGGGTCCCGTGGCGGATTGAAGAGACCGCGAGGGGTCAACCCCCCGCAAGCGCTCGAAACCGATAGCGACTACCTTCCTACTAGTGACGGACAGCTTCGTTCCGGTCGACAACCGTAGAAGGGGTTAACGTGCCCGAAGACTCCAGTCCCCGCCACGATTCGGATGAGGTCGCCACCCTCCGTTATCCGGGGGGCGAGATCGACCTGGAGATCGTGAAGGCCACGGAGGGATCCGACGGCATCGCACTGGGGTCCCTGTTGGCCAAGACCGGGTACACCACCTTCGACGGGGGCTTCGTCAACACCTCGTCCACCAAGAGTTCCATCTGCTACATCGACGGGGACGCGGGCATCCTGCGGTATCGCGGGTACCCCATCGAGCAACTCGCGGAGAAGTCGACCTTCATCGAGGTCAGTTATCTGTTGATCTACGGCGAACTTCCGACCGCCGACCAGCTCGAGAAGTTCACCACCCAGATTCAGCGGCACACCCTGCTGCACGAGGATCTCAAGCGCTTCTTCGACGGCTTCCCCCGTGACGCCCACCCGATGCCGGTGTTGTCCAGCGCCGTCAATGCGCTCTCCGCGTACTACCCGGATTCGGTCGACCCGCTGGACAAGGAACAGGTCGAGCTCTCCACGATCAGGCTGCTCGCCAAGCTGCCGACGATCGCGGCGTATGCCTACAAGAAGTCGGTCGGACAACCGTTCCTCTACCCGGACAACTCGCTCACGCTGGTCGAGAACTTCCTGCGGATGACGTTTGGCTTCCCCGCCGAGCCCTACGAGGTCGACCCGGAGATCGTCCGCGCGCTGGACCTGCTGCTGATCCTGCACGCCGATCACGAACAGAACTGCTCGACGTCGACGGTGCGGTTGGTCGGCTCGTCGCAGGCCAACCTGTTCACTTCCGTGTCGGGCGGAATCAACGCGCTCTGGGGTCCGCTGCACGGCGGCGCCAACCAGGCGGTGCTCGAGATGTTGGAGAAGATCCGCCGGGACGGTGGTGACGTCCAGGAGTTCGTCCGCAAGGTGAAGAACCGCGAAGAGGGCGTGAAGCTGATGGGCTTCGGGCACCGCGTGTACAAGAACTACGACCCGCGGGCGCGCATCGTGAAGGAGCAGGCGGACAAGATCCTCACCAAGCTGGGCGTCCAGGACGAGTTGTTGGACATCGCCAAGGCGCTCGAGGAGGTCGCGCTGACCGACGACTTCTTCGTCGAGCGCAAGCTCTACCCGAACGTCGACTTCTACACCGGCGTCATCTACCGGGCGATGGGTTTCCCGACCCGGATGTTCACGGTGCTGTTCGCCCTCGGCCGGCTGCCCGGCTGGATTGCGCACTGGCGCGAGATGCACGAGTCGCCCAGCAAGATCGGGCGCCCGCGGCAGATCTACACCGGTTACACCGAGCGTGACTATTCGGACATGGGCGGTCGCTGACCCTCACTGCGACGAACGTCACCGGTTCGTCGCTTGCGATCGCGACGGTTGTAGTTCCACAATAGTTGTGTGAATACAACTGATGTTGGCGACACGCTGACTCCCCGGCGCAAGGCCATCATCCTGGTGTCCTGTTGCCTCAGTCTGCTGATCGTGTCGATGGACGCCACGATCGTCAACGTCGCGATCCCGAGCATTCGCACCGACCTGAACGCCTCGCCGTCGGAGTTGCAATGGGTGGTCGACGTCTACACGCTGGTGTTGGCGTCCCTTCTGATGCTCTCCGGTGCGACGGGGGACCGGTTCGGTCGCCGACGGGTATTCCAGATCGGCCTCGTCGTGTTCGCCGTCGGCTCGCTGCTGTGCAGCCTGGCGCCCGACATCGACACCTTGATCGGCGCCCGCCTGCTGCAGGCGGTAGGTGGCTCGATGTTGAATCCCGTTGCGCTGTCCATCATCTCGCAGATCTTCACCGGTCGCGTCGAGCGGGCGCGGGCACTGGGCTTCTGGGGTGCGGTGGTCGGCATCTCGATGGCGCTCGGACCGGTCGTCGGGGGCCTGCTGATCGAAATGGTCAGCTGGCGCGCGGTGTTCTGGATCAATTTGCCGATCTGTGCGGCGGCCATCGTGCTGACGGCGATCTTCGTGCCGGAGACCAAGTCGAAGACGATGCGCAACATCGACCCGATCGGCCAGGCTCTCGCGGTGCTGTTCCTGTTCGGTGTGGTGTTCACCCTCATCGAGGGCCCCGGTTACGGCTGGACCAATCCCCGGGTCATCGCGGTGGCAGTGGTCGCTCTGATCGCGTTCGTGGCCTTCCTGCGGTACGAAGCCCGGCGCCATGACCCGTTCATCGACCTGCGTTTCTTCCGCAGCCTCCCCTTCGCGGGCGCCACCCTGACCGCGATCTGCGCGTTCTCGGCCTGGGGCGCGTTCCTCTTCATGATGTCGCTGTACCTCCAGGGGGAGCGCGGCTACTCCGCCATGCACACGGGACTCATCTACGCGCCCATCGCCATTGGCGCCCTGGTGTTCTCACCGATCTCGGGTCGGATGGTCGGCCGGTTCGGCGCGCGTCCGTCGTTGTTGACGGCCGGCGTGCTGATCACCGTCGCCTCCGTGCTGCTCACCTACCTCACCAAGACCACACCGGTGTGGGGCCTGCTGGTCATCTTCGCCGTGTTCGGCATAGGGTTCTCGATGGTCAACGCCCCGATCACCAACGCGGCGGTGAGCGGTATGCCGCTCGATCGGGCGGGTGCCGCGTCGGCGGTCACGTCGACCAGTCGGCAGATCGGGGTGAGTATCGGTGTGGCGCTGTGCGGTTCGATCGCCGGGTCCGCGCTCGCGCAGACCGGTGCCGACTTCGCCGGGTCCGCCCGGCCCCTGTGGTTCATGTGCATCGGGATCGGTGTGATCATCACGCTGCTGGGCTTCTTCTCGACGACCCCGCGGGCGATGGAGTCAGCCGAGCGCCTGGCACCGCTGATCGCCGGTACCGCCGCCCGGAAGGTGGACGCCAATGTCTGACGACCGACTGGCCGACGAGGTCTGGCGCACCATGGCAGCCGTCGTCATCGACAACCGGGACGCCTGGAAGCGGGACGTCGTCGAGACCACGGGCCTGCCCTTCAGCAGGATCCGCGTACTCCGCCGACTGGCCAAGCGGCCGATGACCGCCAAGGAGATCAGCGAGGCCGCCGCCATGGACGCGCCGGCCACCAGCGTCGCGGTCAACGACCTGGAGGATCGAGGCTTGGTCGTGCGCGAGGTGAATCCGAGCAACCGTAGGTGCAAGGTCATCTCGCTGACCGAGGAGGGCCGCCGCGTCGTGGCGAGCATCGACCGGGTCGACGATCCCGCGCCCTCACCATTCACCGAGCTGAGCCCGACCGAATTGAGCTCGCTCGCAGCGCTTCTGGCGAAATTGACCGCGCACTGACCTCGTGCCCTAGAGGATCGAGGCGAAGCTCACCGCTCGCTCAGTTCAGGTAGCCTTCGACTTCGGTCTCGGGGCGCACACTGGCCTGGTCGGGATCCTGGCCGGTCTCGCGCAGGGCCCGCCGCTGCCGGAGCAGATCCCAGCACTGGTCGAGCTGTACCTCGAGGCCGCGAAGTCGGCGATGTTCCTCGGTCTCGTCGATCTCGTGATGCTGGAGCTTCGCTCGGAGTTCCTTCTCCTCGGCGACCAGTTCGTGCACGTGAGCGAGAATGTCAGTGTCCTTGTTCGGGTCCATAGTCACGTCTCCAGTCTGCCCGACTACGGTGTGAACCGTGGCCACGAAACCCGAGATCGAATTTCCCGATGGTCCGGCGCCTGCCGAACTGGTGATCGAAGACGTCGTCGTCGGCGATGGCCCCGAGGCAGTCCCCGGTGGCACCGTGACGGTGCACTACGTCGGCGTCGAATATGACACCGGTGACGAGTTCGACAGCTCGTGGAACCGCAACGAGTCCATCGAGTTCCCATTGCGCGGTCTGATCGAGGGCTGGCAGGATGGCATCCCCGGGATGCGCGTCGGCGGTCGGCGCAAGCTGGTCATCCCGCCGGCGAAGGCTTACGGCCCCGAGGGATCCGGGCACCGCTTGTCGGGCAAGACGTTGATCTTCGTGATCGACCTCCTCGACGCCCGCTGAGTGCGCGCCCCGTTCCTGATCGTCCTGTCCCTGCTGCTCGCGCTGGCCGGGTGTGGGGGTTCGGACCGAACCGATGCGACCACGATGCCGCCCGCGACCACCACCTCGACGACGGTTGAGACGACGGAGGCGGGCGGTCCGTTCGGCGCGATGTCGATCGTCCGGACGGGTAACGGGTTCGACCTGACGGGTGAGCTGCCCGACGAGGCGACGAGGGGCTTGCTGCCCGAGTCGATCAGGCAGGCGATGCCGGGGGCCAGGATCGTCGGCCATCTGACCGTCCGGGCCGGTGTCAAGGCGCCCGAGTTCTCCGGGCTGGGCGGCTTGTTCGGCGCGGCTCTGGACATTCCGGGGTTTACCGCGAAGCTCGTCGGCGACACCGTGACGTTGACGGGGACGGCCGCCTCGGAGGAACTCAAGTCGGCGGCCGGGTCGGCGGCCGAGACGACGTGGCCGAAGGTGCGGATCGTCAACGACATCGAGGTCAAGGCGACCTGAGAGCTCTCAGGACGGGCCGGGCAGACGCAGCAGCAGCCGGACTCCGCCCAGCGGGCTCTGCTCCAAAGATGCGGTCCCGCCGTGCAATTCGGCCTGCTGGGCGACCAATGCCAATCCGAGGCCAGAACCCGAGTGCGACGCCGTCGAACCGCGCGCGAACCGATTGAACACGACCGTGCGTTCCTCCTCGGGAATTCCGACCCCGTCGTCGTCGATCGTGATCTCCACGCCGGCGCGGGAACTCACCGCCGACAGCTGGATCCGCGTGGCGCCACCGTGCTTGACCGCGTTGGCGATCGCATTGTCGACGGCCAGCCGCAACCCGGCGGGCAGGCCCACGATGATGACCGTCGGGGCGGGCACCAGCGAGACGTCGAGATCGGCGTAGACGCGCATCGCGTCGTGGGCGGCACGATCGAGTAGTTCGGTGATGTCGACGGGCGCATGATCGTCGGAGGTCGAGAGTTCGCCCTGGGCAAGCCTTTCGATCGCCCAAAGGGTCGACTCGATGCGCGTCTGCGTCCGGATGACGTCGTTCAGCACTTCCTTGCGCTGATCTTCCGCCAGGTCCAGCGTGGCAAGCACCTCGAGATTGGTGCGCATCGCCGTCAGGGGGGTGCGCAACTCGTGGGACGTCACGGCGGCGAAGTCGCGCGACGAGACGAGGGCGGCCTTGGTGCGGTCCTGCTCCTCCCAGATGCGTTGCACCATGCCGTTGATGGCGTCGGCGATCTCCACCGCCTCGGTGGCACCCCGGACGTCGATGTCGGGCGCCGCGCCGCCGACGTCGATCGCGCGGGTCTGCTGGGCCAGCCGTTTCAGGGGGCGGACCGCGAATGCGGCCAGTAGCCAGCCCGCCACGGCCGCCGCGCCGATCGCGAACGAACAGATGATGATCACCCGGCGGTGCAGGTTGTTGGTGTCGGCGATGGTCGCGTCGTAGGTGGCGCCGACCGCGGCCGTCATCTGTCCCTGCGGAGCGGTGATCTCTACCGTGCGGACCCGGTAGCGCACGCCGTCGATCGTGGTGTCGGCGTAACCGGCGGGCAGTTCCGGCAGCGTCACGTCGGAGTTGGACGTCACCTGCCCGTCGGCTCTGCGCACGGTGATGATCGCGTCCTCGTCGTTGGGGGACTTGGGGATCTGATCAAGGCCGCGAGGCAGGAACGGGATCGCGAAGCCGGCCGCCTCGTCGAGCCGCCGGTCGAGCCGTTCTTTGCGGTCGTTGGTGATGCCGATCCACACGATCGCGCCGACGATGCCGACCACGATCGCCGCCGCGATGGCCGTTGCGAACGCCACGCGGGTCCGCAGCGATGGTGTTCGCCGGAGGACGCGCGACAGGAAGTTCACGGCCTACCTATTGCTGCCGGAGGACGAACCCCACGCCCCGGACAGTGTGCAGCAGCCTGGGAGCGCCGCCCGCCTCGAGCTTGCGGCGCAGATAGCCGATGAACACGTCGACGACGTTGGTGTCGGCGGCGAAGTCGTAACCCCACACCAGCTCCAACAGCTGAGCGCGGGACAGCACGGCGGTCTTGTGCTCCGCGAGGACGGCCAGCAGGTCGAACTCCCGCTTGGTCAGATCGACGTCGACGCCGTTGACGCGGGCCCGTCGGCCAGGAATGTCCACCTCCAGCGGGCCGACGGCGATGGTCTCCGAGGAAAACGTCGCCGTCGCGCCGCGTCGCCGCAGCAGGGCCTTGACCCTGGCGACCAGCTCGGCCAGGACGAAGGGCTTGACGAGGTAGTCGTCGGCGCCGG contains:
- a CDS encoding TetR/AcrR family transcriptional regulator produces the protein MIDVSRVSAPGLRERKKLRTRAVLIDAAMNLCLKHGYEQTTVEQIASSAEVSTRTFSRYFPTKDAVFLTLIDDYASVVAEELETIDSEVGPLEAMRQAHVTVLTRVASQQIGRMTTDRIVLMLRVINASDTLKQAAFEFRHDVTQVVLAKRMGVDVADRRARLVNIIFSATIVAACGDLIADTATTRLGPIVMAQRLNEALAQVSWMSSDLKCPPAGADYEPVYG
- a CDS encoding TetR family transcriptional regulator, with the protein product MANPASAEVPPPGLRERKKSRTRATLIEAAADLCLRQGYDNTTVEQIAAAADVSPRTFSRYFPTKESVITAMTGDVDAFLAAALSEQPTDIDEYEAQLRAHLEVFGAGAGQQTPGFTRMAVLIQIINNAESLRSSAFLHQRAVEERVAFAVMGRRMGVPASDPAVRMVGDTWTVLFANAFAGLGTPGHDPLEPHVLCNRIRAQYELFRRTWVPWRIEETARGQPPASARNR
- a CDS encoding citrate synthase, which codes for MPEDSSPRHDSDEVATLRYPGGEIDLEIVKATEGSDGIALGSLLAKTGYTTFDGGFVNTSSTKSSICYIDGDAGILRYRGYPIEQLAEKSTFIEVSYLLIYGELPTADQLEKFTTQIQRHTLLHEDLKRFFDGFPRDAHPMPVLSSAVNALSAYYPDSVDPLDKEQVELSTIRLLAKLPTIAAYAYKKSVGQPFLYPDNSLTLVENFLRMTFGFPAEPYEVDPEIVRALDLLLILHADHEQNCSTSTVRLVGSSQANLFTSVSGGINALWGPLHGGANQAVLEMLEKIRRDGGDVQEFVRKVKNREEGVKLMGFGHRVYKNYDPRARIVKEQADKILTKLGVQDELLDIAKALEEVALTDDFFVERKLYPNVDFYTGVIYRAMGFPTRMFTVLFALGRLPGWIAHWREMHESPSKIGRPRQIYTGYTERDYSDMGGR
- a CDS encoding DHA2 family efflux MFS transporter permease subunit — its product is MTPRRKAIILVSCCLSLLIVSMDATIVNVAIPSIRTDLNASPSELQWVVDVYTLVLASLLMLSGATGDRFGRRRVFQIGLVVFAVGSLLCSLAPDIDTLIGARLLQAVGGSMLNPVALSIISQIFTGRVERARALGFWGAVVGISMALGPVVGGLLIEMVSWRAVFWINLPICAAAIVLTAIFVPETKSKTMRNIDPIGQALAVLFLFGVVFTLIEGPGYGWTNPRVIAVAVVALIAFVAFLRYEARRHDPFIDLRFFRSLPFAGATLTAICAFSAWGAFLFMMSLYLQGERGYSAMHTGLIYAPIAIGALVFSPISGRMVGRFGARPSLLTAGVLITVASVLLTYLTKTTPVWGLLVIFAVFGIGFSMVNAPITNAAVSGMPLDRAGAASAVTSTSRQIGVSIGVALCGSIAGSALAQTGADFAGSARPLWFMCIGIGVIITLLGFFSTTPRAMESAERLAPLIAGTAARKVDANV
- a CDS encoding MarR family winged helix-turn-helix transcriptional regulator; its protein translation is MSDDRLADEVWRTMAAVVIDNRDAWKRDVVETTGLPFSRIRVLRRLAKRPMTAKEISEAAAMDAPATSVAVNDLEDRGLVVREVNPSNRRCKVISLTEEGRRVVASIDRVDDPAPSPFTELSPTELSSLAALLAKLTAH
- a CDS encoding DUF2630 family protein, whose protein sequence is MDPNKDTDILAHVHELVAEEKELRAKLQHHEIDETEEHRRLRGLEVQLDQCWDLLRQRRALRETGQDPDQASVRPETEVEGYLN
- a CDS encoding FKBP-type peptidyl-prolyl cis-trans isomerase, coding for MATKPEIEFPDGPAPAELVIEDVVVGDGPEAVPGGTVTVHYVGVEYDTGDEFDSSWNRNESIEFPLRGLIEGWQDGIPGMRVGGRRKLVIPPAKAYGPEGSGHRLSGKTLIFVIDLLDAR
- the arfA gene encoding channel-forming protein ArfA/OmpATb, which produces MRAPFLIVLSLLLALAGCGGSDRTDATTMPPATTTSTTVETTEAGGPFGAMSIVRTGNGFDLTGELPDEATRGLLPESIRQAMPGARIVGHLTVRAGVKAPEFSGLGGLFGAALDIPGFTAKLVGDTVTLTGTAASEELKSAAGSAAETTWPKVRIVNDIEVKAT
- a CDS encoding sensor histidine kinase, which gives rise to MNFLSRVLRRTPSLRTRVAFATAIAAAIVVGIVGAIVWIGITNDRKERLDRRLDEAAGFAIPFLPRGLDQIPKSPNDEDAIITVRRADGQVTSNSDVTLPELPAGYADTTIDGVRYRVRTVEITAPQGQMTAAVGATYDATIADTNNLHRRVIIICSFAIGAAAVAGWLLAAFAVRPLKRLAQQTRAIDVGGAAPDIDVRGATEAVEIADAINGMVQRIWEEQDRTKAALVSSRDFAAVTSHELRTPLTAMRTNLEVLATLDLAEDQRKEVLNDVIRTQTRIESTLWAIERLAQGELSTSDDHAPVDITELLDRAAHDAMRVYADLDVSLVPAPTVIIVGLPAGLRLAVDNAIANAVKHGGATRIQLSAVSSRAGVEITIDDDGVGIPEEERTVVFNRFARGSTASHSGSGLGLALVAQQAELHGGTASLEQSPLGGVRLLLRLPGPS
- the prrA gene encoding two-component system response regulator PrrA: MELGASGTASPRVLVVDDDPDVLASLERGLRLSGFDVSTAVDGAEALRSATETRPDAIVLDINMPVLDGVSVVTALRAMDNDVPVCVLSARSSVDDRVAGLEAGADDYLVKPFVLAELVARVKALLRRRGATATFSSETIAVGPLEVDIPGRRARVNGVDVDLTKREFDLLAVLAEHKTAVLSRAQLLELVWGYDFAADTNVVDVFIGYLRRKLEAGGAPRLLHTVRGVGFVLRQQ